In Arthrobacter alpinus, a single window of DNA contains:
- a CDS encoding helix-turn-helix transcriptional regulator, producing the protein MAGAGLKSPFIRQAELADIHMAINGENCRAVFLSYDTGLGASTILRELALEAGQTRPVLTLQGTPSLSAVPFGALAPFLRGVRGDNLGLRTQVFRAVLTAIDDLRGSQDGDLDELALIVLDDAHAVDSSTAELLVNLVLAGSVSLVASHLRSGGMPEPLPRLWSAGLAENIDMTPLTRDQTHSYCQALLQGPVALQTSWFFWSSAKGNPLLIKLLVSEAVDDGLLAQSRGIWVYQEGPRTVGRSLRDAVTQQIRGLSIHAEEALDLVALAEPVPLALVQDISGAAAVNQVVKRKLVHLSDLDNGTLRLASPIYGDVIRHMVSPAHRRILFDALSQRMNSEPPTGEAMLRWVSWAIDCGLAVGDDLLLQAALIACKLSQPLVSLELTGHIAGQDNALRVAAIKARAHYLRGDYEGSAKLLDDFLEEAESVDDLIFASLLKAATRMALGMPASSIEDEIEQLTAGGLRLAGQAPSEADTIHAMVDNRVKLLKLMALSQSGQYRDMLPLIAALKTGSAVSEAERKLVQTFALTMEAEQLCAQGRVAESQKCSSEAFAIEHSDDYDIFFIPEMIVFRQLATALLAGDLDQAQILLDRFFIDAGPVILSFGGSANVGRGMGYVRQGRFDEAIDVLLPCIESLRATDPQQLLGFCTALAAYSAAQLERVELATGLLADYQEKPGMFLVTSHERAFAAAAREHLKRDGVGLAALMALADESLEEGSTLLELNALVLALELGELDHVDRLLDVAARVDGPWSAAVVQFVGGTRKNHVAKILGSEAGPKIAASPALVDAPWYSGTVFDVPVMEPIHVAAEGNGQSLRLHSNGDQGQSAKLTKRESQISLLAANGLSDRSIAEQLQLSLRTVEGHLYRAYSKLGITSRDELAPLLVPSSPTEGS; encoded by the coding sequence ATGGCAGGAGCGGGTCTCAAATCACCCTTCATTCGGCAAGCTGAGCTTGCCGATATCCACATGGCCATCAACGGCGAGAACTGCCGTGCCGTATTCCTTAGTTATGACACTGGCCTGGGTGCCTCGACCATCCTGCGAGAACTGGCTCTTGAAGCTGGACAGACCCGGCCCGTCTTGACGTTACAGGGCACTCCGTCCCTTAGCGCTGTTCCGTTTGGCGCCTTGGCACCATTCCTGCGGGGAGTGCGCGGAGATAATTTGGGTCTTCGTACCCAGGTGTTTCGAGCTGTTCTGACGGCCATCGATGACCTGCGGGGGTCCCAGGATGGGGATCTTGACGAGCTCGCACTCATTGTCTTGGATGACGCACATGCAGTGGACTCTTCCACGGCTGAGCTTCTGGTTAATCTTGTGCTGGCGGGCAGTGTCAGCCTCGTGGCCTCGCACCTGCGATCCGGTGGCATGCCCGAGCCCTTGCCACGGTTGTGGTCGGCAGGGTTGGCCGAGAACATTGACATGACCCCGCTGACCCGTGATCAAACACATTCTTACTGTCAGGCCTTATTGCAGGGTCCCGTTGCCCTCCAGACCAGCTGGTTCTTCTGGTCTTCAGCCAAGGGAAACCCGCTGTTGATTAAGCTGTTGGTCTCGGAAGCGGTTGATGACGGCCTGCTGGCCCAGAGTCGCGGGATTTGGGTCTATCAAGAGGGCCCGCGCACTGTTGGACGGAGCTTGCGCGACGCCGTTACCCAACAGATTCGCGGACTGAGCATCCATGCGGAAGAAGCGCTGGACCTGGTGGCATTGGCGGAGCCTGTCCCCTTGGCATTGGTCCAGGACATCAGCGGGGCAGCGGCTGTGAACCAAGTTGTTAAACGGAAACTAGTTCATTTGAGCGATCTGGACAACGGCACGCTGCGGCTGGCCAGCCCCATTTATGGCGATGTAATTCGCCATATGGTCTCACCCGCCCACCGCCGAATTCTGTTCGATGCTTTGAGCCAGCGGATGAACTCAGAACCGCCAACGGGAGAAGCCATGCTGCGCTGGGTCTCTTGGGCCATTGATTGCGGCCTGGCTGTTGGAGACGATCTATTGCTGCAGGCCGCCTTGATAGCGTGCAAGTTGTCCCAGCCCCTGGTCTCCTTGGAGCTGACCGGGCATATTGCTGGCCAGGACAATGCGCTCAGGGTGGCAGCGATCAAGGCCAGGGCGCATTACCTCCGCGGTGACTATGAGGGTTCCGCGAAGCTGCTCGACGACTTTCTGGAGGAGGCGGAGAGCGTTGATGACTTGATCTTTGCATCCCTGCTGAAGGCAGCCACCCGGATGGCGTTGGGCATGCCGGCGTCGAGCATTGAAGATGAGATTGAGCAGCTAACTGCCGGAGGACTCAGGCTTGCCGGCCAGGCTCCCTCTGAGGCTGACACTATTCACGCAATGGTCGATAACCGGGTCAAGTTGTTGAAGTTGATGGCGTTGTCCCAATCCGGCCAGTATCGGGACATGTTGCCTCTCATTGCTGCCCTGAAGACAGGTTCGGCGGTGTCGGAGGCAGAGCGGAAGCTGGTCCAGACCTTTGCCTTGACCATGGAGGCTGAACAACTCTGCGCCCAGGGCCGGGTGGCAGAGAGCCAGAAGTGTTCCAGTGAGGCCTTTGCCATTGAGCACAGCGATGACTATGACATTTTTTTCATCCCGGAAATGATTGTTTTCCGGCAGCTCGCAACGGCACTTCTCGCGGGGGATCTGGATCAGGCGCAGATCCTTCTGGACAGGTTTTTCATCGATGCCGGTCCCGTCATCCTCTCCTTTGGTGGCAGTGCCAACGTTGGCCGGGGGATGGGATATGTGCGGCAGGGGCGCTTTGATGAGGCGATAGACGTCTTGCTGCCGTGCATTGAATCTTTGCGCGCAACTGATCCGCAGCAGCTTTTGGGTTTCTGTACGGCTCTTGCCGCCTATTCGGCGGCGCAATTGGAACGGGTGGAGCTTGCCACCGGCTTGTTGGCCGACTACCAGGAGAAGCCTGGAATGTTCCTGGTCACGTCCCATGAACGCGCCTTTGCCGCAGCTGCCAGGGAGCACTTGAAGCGCGACGGCGTTGGCTTGGCCGCGCTTATGGCGCTGGCCGATGAGTCGTTGGAGGAGGGCTCCACCCTGCTGGAACTGAACGCGTTGGTTCTGGCTCTCGAGCTGGGCGAACTCGACCACGTGGATCGACTTCTGGATGTTGCCGCTCGAGTGGATGGTCCCTGGTCCGCGGCCGTGGTCCAGTTTGTAGGTGGCACACGCAAGAATCATGTTGCCAAGATACTTGGATCGGAAGCTGGCCCGAAGATTGCAGCGTCGCCAGCGCTGGTGGATGCGCCGTGGTACTCAGGTACCGTTTTCGATGTGCCCGTCATGGAGCCCATTCATGTTGCTGCAGAGGGCAACGGGCAGTCATTGAGGCTGCATAGCAACGGGGACCAGGGCCAGTCGGCAAAATTGACTAAACGGGAATCGCAAATTTCCCTCCTGGCCGCGAATGGCCTTTCCGATCGGTCCATAGCCGAGCAGTTGCAGCTTTCCTTGCGCACCGTTGAAGGTCATTTGTACCGCGCTTATTCGAAACTCGGGATCACCAGCAGGGACGAACTTGCGCCGCTTCTGGTGCCCTCCAGCCCCACTGAAGGTTCGTGA
- a CDS encoding LuxR C-terminal-related transcriptional regulator, producing MGAGDRRRWSSFIRQDLVQAATAKLIDGENYGLVLLGSGGVGKTTLARSVENEISGHVHVVKLFGSATETAVPYGLWGVQLARLHSQNENTPNSIIQGIADLIQADADGLDVVLVIDDLPGVDTLSMGVLMHLIFSGIVKVLVLARSTNDLPEDLMWLRKDGMLSEMLLENFSKGEVRTLVTKALGGSIAAAAVAALHESSGGNPLVLHTLIHEEMGNGHLVQHNGTWVLSRERLTSPSILLAELVEARLSRETAEVRRGVAMMSLIQRAPLSMVIDVLGTDTVAQMEEHNYLTLSRHARRYTSLAEPFIGETVRAMMGMEEKAQLYREMIEAVPIDPEKLSRQELLAFAAWAVDAGMPVKPETSLSAAKAALMYLDPRLALTFVSALPENTSLTVFGAVLRSSAYSMLADYPRAVEELQEVKELAESLADIDHFAYWVAALAGALVWVEGGLEKVPELLEAAMAHIDEIGQDLDQQDRANKALNFALLAHQVNCGLFSEAAPGLEAGYWQIEDSRYSLACGSLLVLVWAFTGRELDAINLAREIGQHPDGKYQDPGLLDLQIQGLLIAHTWSGQWKHGVEVLTQMLATMGRYSEHHGGLIELGLGISYAFAGKAAEASEILLVAAAQLEIRDVYNCTHIAYSALAWAFADVGNDAEAAKYLALVHGAHPNTTWVNLAMAEYFTLIAEYRMGDPNAADDLVESAKENIAAGRYTLASVSLLASTANGCESDLRLLETTSAMGQGPLAEVSNLLAQASLEKDVDKALQAAAAAEDLELAAIKSRCAELALELATKAGDHQRVEEAQVWLNGLQPAGPVQLAFKETEGFKLTQRELQVARLAAKGMGNRAIADVMRVSIRTIEGHLYQVFAKLGINSRHDLV from the coding sequence ATGGGTGCTGGCGACCGGCGGCGATGGTCCTCCTTTATCCGCCAAGATCTGGTGCAGGCTGCGACTGCAAAGCTGATTGATGGGGAAAACTACGGGCTGGTTCTACTCGGTTCCGGTGGCGTAGGGAAAACAACGCTTGCCAGGTCCGTGGAAAACGAAATTTCCGGCCACGTCCACGTCGTCAAGCTTTTCGGTTCCGCCACTGAAACGGCCGTGCCCTACGGCTTGTGGGGTGTGCAGCTGGCACGGTTGCACAGCCAGAATGAGAACACCCCGAATTCCATCATTCAGGGGATTGCTGACTTAATTCAGGCTGACGCCGACGGCCTCGACGTGGTCCTGGTGATCGATGACTTGCCGGGTGTTGACACCTTAAGTATGGGCGTACTTATGCACTTGATCTTTAGTGGCATCGTGAAGGTGCTGGTTCTGGCTCGATCCACCAATGATTTACCTGAAGACCTGATGTGGCTTCGCAAAGACGGCATGCTGTCTGAAATGTTGTTGGAAAACTTTAGCAAGGGCGAAGTGCGGACGCTGGTTACCAAAGCGCTCGGTGGATCCATTGCGGCGGCGGCGGTGGCAGCCCTGCATGAAAGCAGCGGCGGCAACCCGCTCGTTTTGCATACCTTGATCCATGAAGAGATGGGTAATGGGCACCTGGTCCAGCACAACGGAACATGGGTATTGAGCCGGGAAAGGTTAACCAGTCCATCGATCCTGCTAGCGGAATTGGTTGAGGCACGGCTTTCCAGGGAGACTGCAGAGGTTCGTCGCGGCGTTGCAATGATGTCCCTCATTCAGCGCGCCCCACTGTCAATGGTGATAGACGTTTTGGGAACCGACACTGTTGCCCAGATGGAAGAGCACAACTATCTAACCCTGAGCCGTCATGCAAGGCGTTACACCTCGCTTGCTGAACCGTTCATTGGCGAAACGGTGCGGGCCATGATGGGCATGGAAGAAAAAGCCCAGCTGTACAGGGAGATGATCGAAGCCGTCCCCATCGATCCAGAGAAGCTCTCCCGCCAAGAACTTTTGGCTTTCGCGGCATGGGCAGTTGACGCCGGCATGCCGGTGAAACCGGAGACATCGCTTTCTGCTGCCAAGGCTGCCCTGATGTACCTGGATCCGCGGTTGGCTTTGACGTTTGTTTCCGCGCTGCCGGAAAATACGTCATTGACAGTCTTCGGGGCAGTGTTGCGAAGCTCGGCCTATTCCATGTTGGCGGACTACCCCAGGGCTGTTGAAGAGCTGCAAGAAGTAAAAGAACTGGCGGAATCACTCGCGGACATAGATCACTTTGCCTATTGGGTGGCTGCCCTGGCCGGTGCCTTGGTGTGGGTTGAGGGTGGACTGGAAAAGGTGCCCGAGCTTCTCGAGGCTGCCATGGCGCACATTGATGAGATTGGCCAAGACCTGGATCAGCAAGATAGGGCAAACAAGGCCCTGAACTTTGCCTTGCTTGCCCACCAGGTGAACTGCGGGCTTTTTTCCGAAGCTGCACCCGGCCTCGAGGCAGGCTACTGGCAAATTGAGGATTCCCGTTACAGCCTGGCCTGCGGGAGTCTGCTGGTTCTGGTCTGGGCATTTACCGGCCGGGAACTTGATGCGATAAATTTGGCGCGAGAAATTGGCCAGCATCCCGATGGCAAGTATCAAGATCCTGGCCTGCTGGACCTCCAAATTCAAGGATTGCTCATTGCCCACACCTGGTCGGGGCAATGGAAACACGGTGTTGAGGTCTTGACTCAGATGCTCGCCACCATGGGCCGTTACTCCGAGCATCATGGCGGCCTCATCGAGTTGGGTCTTGGAATCAGTTATGCGTTCGCGGGCAAGGCAGCCGAGGCTTCAGAGATTCTCCTGGTGGCTGCGGCTCAACTGGAGATCCGGGATGTCTACAACTGCACCCACATTGCGTACTCGGCGTTGGCTTGGGCCTTTGCGGACGTTGGCAATGATGCCGAGGCAGCAAAGTACCTCGCCCTGGTTCACGGAGCCCACCCCAACACAACGTGGGTCAATCTGGCCATGGCAGAGTACTTCACCCTCATTGCGGAATACCGGATGGGTGACCCGAACGCAGCCGATGACTTGGTGGAGTCTGCGAAGGAGAATATAGCCGCTGGTCGTTACACCTTGGCCTCCGTAAGTCTGCTGGCTTCCACCGCCAATGGATGTGAAAGTGACTTGCGCCTTCTTGAAACGACCTCGGCAATGGGGCAAGGACCTCTGGCTGAAGTGTCCAATCTGCTGGCCCAGGCGTCTTTGGAGAAGGACGTTGACAAGGCGCTGCAGGCGGCGGCGGCAGCTGAAGACCTGGAGCTTGCTGCGATCAAATCAAGATGCGCCGAGCTAGCCCTTGAATTGGCGACCAAGGCAGGAGACCACCAACGTGTCGAGGAAGCCCAGGTATGGCTGAACGGGCTCCAGCCGGCGGGACCCGTTCAACTCGCCTTCAAGGAAACCGAGGGGTTCAAGCTAACTCAGCGCGAACTGCAAGTGGCAAGGCTGGCGGCCAAGGGCATGGGCAACCGGGCCATTGCGGATGTCATGCGAGTTTCAATCAGGACTATTGAAGGGCATCTTTACCAAGTTTTTGCCAAACTGGGTATAAACTCCCGGCATGACCTCGTCTAG
- the pth gene encoding aminoacyl-tRNA hydrolase, with protein sequence MSDTWLVVGLGNTGPGYSRNRHNIGYMVVEELASRHGATFKTHKAKALIATLRLPVGGHKLILAKPSVFMNLSGGPTAALAKFYNLQPENVIAVHDEIDIPFDTVKLKHGGGEGGHNGLRDISKTLGTKDYYRVRAGVGRPPGRADAASHVLRDFSTAENKNLPFLIDNAADAVELLVTDGLIAAQDKFH encoded by the coding sequence ATGAGTGATACATGGCTTGTAGTCGGGCTCGGGAACACCGGGCCCGGCTACAGCCGTAACAGGCACAATATTGGTTACATGGTGGTTGAGGAATTAGCCTCCCGCCATGGGGCCACTTTCAAGACCCATAAAGCCAAGGCCCTGATAGCGACGCTTCGGCTGCCAGTTGGTGGGCACAAGCTTATTCTGGCCAAGCCTTCTGTTTTCATGAACCTCAGCGGAGGGCCGACGGCGGCACTCGCCAAGTTCTACAACCTCCAGCCAGAGAATGTGATCGCCGTCCATGACGAGATCGATATCCCATTTGACACAGTCAAGTTAAAACACGGTGGCGGCGAAGGCGGCCACAACGGGTTGCGGGACATCTCAAAAACGCTGGGCACCAAGGACTATTACCGCGTTCGCGCCGGAGTTGGACGCCCACCGGGCCGGGCCGATGCCGCCAGTCACGTTCTGCGTGACTTCTCCACAGCGGAAAACAAAAACTTACCCTTCTTGATCGACAACGCGGCCGACGCCGTGGAACTTCTTGTCACGGACGGGCTGATTGCTGCGCAGGACAAGTTCCACTAA
- a CDS encoding 50S ribosomal protein L25/general stress protein Ctc, with amino-acid sequence MSDLNLTGEVRNEFGKGAARRIRRAAQIPAVIYGHGVAPLHIVLPERETVRAIRASNALLTVTVDGVAHLALVKDVQKDPVLQIVEHIDLLTVQKGEKVLVDVPVHLVGDPAPSVVVNQEEMTVSLSADATNVPVRIDVDITGRTAGQHIYASDLVLPADAELGNEDIMLIAHLAEQAVEAEVAAAE; translated from the coding sequence ATGTCTGATTTGAACCTCACCGGCGAAGTCCGCAACGAGTTCGGCAAGGGAGCTGCACGCCGCATCCGCCGCGCAGCTCAGATCCCCGCCGTTATCTACGGCCACGGTGTTGCCCCCTTGCACATTGTTCTCCCGGAGCGCGAGACGGTTCGCGCCATCCGCGCCTCCAACGCTCTGTTGACCGTAACGGTCGACGGCGTTGCTCACCTTGCCCTCGTCAAGGACGTCCAGAAGGACCCCGTACTTCAGATCGTTGAGCACATCGACCTGTTGACCGTTCAGAAGGGCGAGAAGGTCCTCGTTGACGTTCCCGTTCACCTCGTTGGCGATCCTGCTCCCTCGGTTGTTGTCAACCAGGAAGAAATGACCGTTAGCCTGTCCGCAGATGCAACCAACGTTCCGGTTCGCATCGATGTTGACATCACCGGCCGCACCGCCGGTCAGCACATCTACGCTTCGGACCTGGTTCTGCCGGCCGACGCTGAGCTGGGCAACGAAGACATCATGCTGATCGCTCACTTGGCTGAGCAGGCTGTTGAAGCTGAAGTAGCAGCTGCAGAGTAG